One Candidatus Methanomethylicota archaeon genomic window carries:
- a CDS encoding NADH-quinone oxidoreductase subunit B family protein has translation MSIIKWARLKSPWLIHFNTGGCNGCDIEFVAAITPRYDVERFGILLKGSPRHADILGVTGPITAQVAKRVLRVYKQMPEPKFVVAIGTCAVSGAPFKDGYSVYGGVDTIIPVDVYIPGCPPKPEAIIYGIAKLLEKIGGGNGGSNKKT, from the coding sequence ATGTCTATAATAAAATGGGCTAGATTAAAATCTCCTTGGCTTATACATTTTAATACTGGTGGATGTAATGGATGTGATATAGAATTTGTAGCAGCTATTACACCAAGATATGATGTTGAAAGATTTGGAATTCTACTTAAAGGAAGTCCAAGACATGCAGATATTCTTGGTGTAACAGGTCCTATAACTGCTCAAGTAGCTAAAAGAGTATTAAGAGTATATAAACAAATGCCTGAGCCAAAATTTGTAGTAGCAATAGGAACATGTGCTGTAAGTGGAGCTCCATTTAAAGATGGATATAGTGTTTATGGTGGAGTTGATACTATAATACCTGTTGATGTTTATATTCCTGGTTGTCCACCAAAGCCTGAAGCTATAATATATGGAATTGCTAAATTACTTGAAAAAATAGGTGGTGGTAATGGAGGATCTAATAAAAAAACTTGA
- a CDS encoding NADH-quinone oxidoreductase subunit C: protein MEDLIKKLELMKNEILEFKRPKDRRIFINIKRESLKNFIKFLVEEIGVKHLSTITGIDLNQEEMELLYHFAYNNSIAITIGIKIPKNNLKVPTIIDIIPGAIFYEQEVHDMFGIIFEGHPDLSPLILPEGWPEGVYPLRKEYSIEKLREVLKK from the coding sequence ATGGAGGATCTAATAAAAAAACTTGAATTAATGAAAAATGAAATTTTAGAATTTAAAAGACCAAAAGATAGGAGAATTTTCATAAATATAAAAAGAGAGAGTTTAAAAAATTTTATAAAATTTTTAGTAGAAGAAATAGGTGTAAAACATCTTTCAACAATTACTGGAATAGATTTAAATCAAGAAGAAATGGAATTATTATATCATTTTGCTTATAATAATTCAATTGCAATTACTATTGGAATAAAAATTCCAAAAAATAATCTTAAAGTTCCAACAATAATAGATATTATTCCAGGAGCTATTTTCTATGAACAAGAAGTTCATGATATGTTTGGAATAATATTTGAAGGTCATCCAGATTTATCTCCATTAATATTACCAGAAGGATGGCCTGAAGGAGTATATCCACTTAGAAAAGAATATAGTATTGAAAAATTAAGGGAGGTTTTGAAAAAATGA
- a CDS encoding nickel-dependent hydrogenase large subunit: MSYGSTIKVPFGPQHPALKEPEYFLFEIDGDIVVNVKPRIGYVHRGIEKAFEANTYFHNIYLAERICGICCHAHTTCYTQAVEGLIPIEIPPRAAYIRVIMAELERLHSHSLWVGIAAHEAGYDTMFMYMWKEREIIMDLMEEISGNRVTHAMNTIGGVRRDITDEQVNKLKKFLNIFENNIKQYIKALENEPTFIKRTKEVGILKPSDAIATCAIGPTLRASGIKNDVRKDDPYLVYDEIPFNIITNDGCDVFARTIVRCEEMIESANIIRYCLDHMPKGEIKVKVPRTFPPNESLGRVEAPRGELIHYTRSNGTAKPERHKVRSPTLGNLLSVCKTLIGAHIADIPLILAGIDPCFSCMDRIIIKKV; the protein is encoded by the coding sequence ATGAGTTATGGAAGTACAATAAAAGTACCCTTTGGTCCACAACATCCAGCACTTAAAGAACCTGAATATTTTCTTTTTGAAATTGATGGAGATATTGTAGTAAATGTTAAACCAAGAATAGGCTATGTACATAGAGGAATAGAAAAAGCATTTGAAGCTAATACTTATTTTCATAATATATACTTAGCTGAAAGAATTTGTGGTATATGTTGTCATGCTCATACTACTTGTTATACTCAAGCTGTAGAAGGATTAATACCAATAGAAATTCCTCCAAGAGCAGCTTATATAAGAGTAATAATGGCAGAATTAGAAAGATTACATAGTCATTCTTTATGGGTAGGTATTGCAGCACATGAAGCAGGATATGATACTATGTTCATGTATATGTGGAAGGAAAGAGAAATAATTATGGATTTAATGGAAGAAATTTCAGGAAATAGAGTTACTCATGCTATGAATACAATAGGTGGTGTAAGAAGAGATATAACAGATGAACAAGTAAATAAATTAAAAAAATTCTTAAATATTTTTGAAAATAATATTAAACAATATATAAAAGCTCTTGAAAATGAACCTACTTTTATAAAAAGAACAAAAGAAGTAGGAATTTTAAAACCAAGTGATGCAATTGCAACATGTGCTATTGGTCCAACACTTAGAGCAAGTGGAATAAAAAATGATGTAAGAAAAGATGATCCATATCTTGTTTATGATGAAATTCCATTTAATATTATTACAAATGATGGATGTGATGTTTTTGCTAGAACAATAGTAAGATGTGAAGAAATGATAGAAAGTGCAAATATAATAAGATATTGCTTAGATCATATGCCAAAAGGAGAAATAAAAGTAAAAGTTCCAAGAACTTTTCCTCCAAATGAATCTCTTGGAAGAGTTGAAGCTCCTAGAGGAGAATTAATTCATTATACAAGATCAAATGGTACAGCAAAACCAGAACGTCATAAAGTAAGATCGCCTACATTAGGAAATTTATTATCAGTATGTAAAACTTTAATAGGAGCTCATATTGCAGATATACCATTAATATTAGCAGGAATAGATCCATGTTTTTCATGCATGGATAGAATTATAATAAAGAAGGTGTGA
- a CDS encoding NADH-quinone oxidoreductase subunit H, translated as MLENILNIIIFPGFLFLIIISFIYEWIDRKFFARVQARYGPLYTGKSGILQPFADFLKLLSKEDIIPTIAEKFIFSITPIIYASIPLIILSIIPINGRAIINFEGDIIFIMFLSAMVTLSVFLAGWSSLGSFSRVGSIRSALQMLSYEIPFGLSLIGPAIVAKSLSLSKIVEWQINNSTWFLWLQPIGFAVMLISLLAELERIPFDIPEAETEIVAGWMTEYGGRRLALLRLGKNLELLMASMLISSVYLGGGVQLYFIPPVVILLIKSIIVLIIMSFVRAIFARFRIDQVTSGMWSYLLPLMIFQIMLIQFGVD; from the coding sequence ATGCTTGAAAATATTTTAAATATAATTATATTTCCTGGATTTTTATTTTTAATTATAATTTCATTTATATATGAATGGATAGATAGAAAATTTTTTGCAAGAGTTCAAGCTAGATATGGACCTTTATATACAGGAAAATCTGGAATTTTACAACCATTTGCTGATTTTTTAAAATTACTTTCAAAAGAAGATATTATACCAACAATTGCTGAAAAATTTATTTTTTCCATAACTCCAATTATTTATGCTTCTATTCCTTTAATAATTCTTTCAATAATTCCAATAAATGGAAGAGCAATAATAAATTTTGAAGGAGATATTATATTTATTATGTTTCTATCTGCAATGGTAACACTTTCTGTATTTTTAGCAGGATGGAGTTCTTTAGGAAGTTTTAGTAGAGTTGGAAGTATTAGATCGGCATTACAAATGCTTAGTTATGAAATTCCTTTTGGTTTATCTTTAATAGGACCTGCTATAGTAGCAAAATCACTATCACTTTCAAAAATAGTAGAATGGCAAATAAATAATTCTACATGGTTTTTATGGCTTCAACCAATAGGATTTGCAGTAATGTTAATAAGTTTATTAGCTGAGCTTGAAAGAATTCCCTTTGATATACCAGAAGCTGAAACTGAAATAGTAGCAGGATGGATGACAGAATATGGAGGTAGAAGATTAGCATTATTAAGATTAGGAAAGAATCTTGAATTATTAATGGCTTCTATGCTTATATCTTCAGTTTATTTAGGAGGAGGAGTTCAATTATACTTCATTCCTCCTGTGGTGATTTTATTAATAAAGAGTATTATAGTATTAATAATAATGTCATTTGTAAGAGCAATATTTGCAAGATTTAGAATAGATCAAGTAACTTCTGGAATGTGGAGTTATCTTTTACCATTAATGATATTTCAAATAATGTTAATACAATTTGGAGTGGATTAA
- a CDS encoding 4Fe-4S dicluster domain-containing protein produces the protein MSLFKEAFKQILKKPVTIKYPFEPGIVPPGLRGKPVWDMNKCILCILCQNACPTSAIKMIPKGPDAGIIYKLDRCIFCAECADACPRKAITITNEFELADFSKSNMTYHYKKSEVLQKK, from the coding sequence ATGAGTCTATTTAAAGAAGCATTTAAACAAATTTTGAAAAAACCAGTTACAATAAAATATCCATTTGAACCTGGTATAGTTCCACCTGGGCTAAGAGGAAAACCTGTATGGGATATGAATAAATGTATTCTTTGCATACTTTGTCAAAATGCTTGTCCAACATCTGCTATAAAAATGATTCCAAAAGGACCAGATGCAGGAATTATTTATAAACTTGATAGATGTATATTTTGTGCAGAATGTGCAGATGCTTGTCCAAGAAAAGCTATTACTATTACTAATGAATTTGAACTTGCTGATTTTTCGAAATCAAATATGACTTATCATTATAAGAAGAGTGAAGTTCTTCAAAAGAAATAA
- a CDS encoding TraM recognition domain-containing protein: MNLEMNDEFIICKGEGGKLITLKREDRVHMVIFGIPGSGKSTFMLFQIYQHIKKGDGICVIDPHGDLIKKTLSIIPKDIWNKVVYIDPITAFKYGRVVKISLLEYKDFLKKPLIAMGFVDSMKKLYGEFWGPRLERILINAIYAIMDQPDPRLSYLYDMLIDPHKRNMLLSNVKDEKVIKYWINEFPILKDEAFTVVTNKVYRLVQEKLLSPMFDCSISSINFRECMDNGKIILINLSEGNLTTEVANFLGALLLNKIYQEGMAREDLSEEKRKPFYVYVDEAYRFITDSIKDILQSLRKYKIYMTLAAQYLSQFDREGGKDKTLTKAILQLCDSIISFSIGAETAEELEQYFKPIFRYITKDTLMTLMKHQLAFSIRKGEERYVNTGICIDISNLKISNPEEVIKYSLSIYGRPYYIENNDSIPTPDITPICFSILSFIYYKNFGRPISIFIIEKELKQFSKQEIRNAIKELIYDGMIYINNNEIALTTISYYKFKDFPSGDYKIIQVISNFVRKERMKGCYCIVNSTKPYVIVYPPKYINKERIDPYIWDYSNRYIAYVCLNNEEPNLNYNIPIKLIVLSERKFSSKYEIISFEELHSSYNDKSYLISKNQQVQIH, encoded by the coding sequence ATGAACTTAGAAATGAATGATGAATTTATAATATGTAAAGGAGAAGGAGGGAAGTTAATAACTTTAAAAAGAGAAGATAGAGTTCATATGGTAATATTTGGAATACCAGGATCTGGAAAATCTACTTTTATGTTATTTCAAATTTATCAACATATAAAAAAAGGAGATGGAATTTGTGTAATAGATCCTCATGGAGATTTAATTAAAAAAACTTTATCAATTATTCCTAAAGATATTTGGAATAAAGTTGTTTATATTGATCCAATAACTGCTTTTAAATATGGAAGAGTTGTAAAAATTTCTCTTTTAGAATATAAAGATTTTTTAAAAAAACCTTTAATTGCTATGGGATTTGTAGATTCTATGAAAAAACTTTATGGAGAATTTTGGGGTCCAAGATTAGAGAGAATTTTAATAAATGCTATTTATGCAATTATGGATCAACCTGATCCAAGATTAAGTTATCTTTATGATATGCTTATAGATCCTCATAAAAGAAATATGCTTTTATCAAATGTAAAAGATGAAAAAGTAATAAAATATTGGATAAATGAATTTCCAATTTTAAAAGATGAAGCATTTACAGTTGTTACAAATAAAGTTTATAGACTTGTTCAAGAAAAACTTCTCTCTCCTATGTTTGATTGTTCAATATCTTCTATAAATTTTAGAGAATGTATGGATAATGGAAAAATTATTTTAATAAATCTTTCAGAAGGAAATCTTACAACAGAAGTAGCAAATTTTTTAGGAGCTTTACTTTTAAATAAAATATATCAAGAAGGAATGGCAAGAGAAGATTTATCTGAAGAAAAAAGAAAACCATTTTATGTATATGTAGATGAAGCTTATAGATTTATTACAGATTCAATTAAAGATATTCTTCAATCTTTACGAAAATATAAAATTTACATGACTTTAGCAGCTCAATATTTAAGTCAATTTGATAGAGAAGGAGGAAAAGATAAAACATTAACTAAAGCTATATTACAATTATGTGATTCTATAATTTCATTTTCAATTGGAGCAGAAACTGCAGAAGAACTTGAACAATATTTTAAACCAATATTTCGTTATATAACAAAAGATACTTTAATGACATTAATGAAACATCAATTAGCTTTTTCTATAAGAAAAGGAGAAGAAAGATATGTAAATACTGGAATTTGTATTGATATTTCTAATTTAAAAATTTCAAATCCAGAAGAAGTTATAAAATATTCTCTTTCTATATATGGAAGACCATATTATATTGAAAATAATGATTCTATTCCTACTCCTGATATAACTCCAATATGTTTTTCTATTTTATCTTTTATTTATTATAAAAATTTTGGAAGACCAATATCAATTTTTATAATTGAAAAAGAACTTAAACAATTTTCTAAACAAGAAATAAGAAATGCTATAAAAGAACTTATTTATGATGGAATGATTTATATTAATAATAATGAAATTGCTTTAACTACAATTTCTTATTATAAATTTAAAGATTTTCCTTCAGGAGATTATAAAATAATTCAAGTAATAAGTAATTTTGTTAGAAAAGAGAGAATGAAGGGATGTTATTGTATTGTAAATTCTACAAAACCTTATGTAATAGTATATCCTCCTAAATATATTAATAAAGAAAGAATAGATCCATATATTTGGGATTATTCTAATAGATATATAGCATATGTATGTTTAAATAATGAAGAACCAAATTTAAATTATAATATTCCAATAAAATTAATAGTTCTTTCTGAAAGAAAATTTTCATCAAAATATGAAATTATTTCTTTTGAAGAACTTCACTCTTCTTATAATGATAAGTCATATTTGATTTCGAAAAATCAGCAAGTTCAAATTCATTAG